CACCTGCTGTTTCTTTGTACGTGCCTGCAATCACCCGAACCCGGGCCTTTTCTTCATCCACTACAGGCATCTCTCCTTGAGTGATACCGTGGTACATCGGAGCCGTCATTTTATCAGCAGCAGGCAGATTTAACCACAACTGAACGCCTAACATGCGCTCACTGGCTTTAGGCATTTCCTGGTGGATGATGCCGGAACCCGCCGTCATCCATTGACACTCTCCATCTAAAATACTGCCGGTGTTTCCCAGGCTGTCGCCATGTTCAATGTCCCCTTGGATTAAGTAGGTTATCGTTTCAATGCCTCGGTGCGGATGCCAGGGGAAGCCCTTAATATAATCAAGAGGATTGCGAGAATCAAAGGCGTCCAGCATCAAGAAGGGATCAAATTCTTTCGTGTCCTTCCGACCAATGACACGCACCAAGCGCACACCGGCGCCGTCAACCGTCTGCTCTCCTGTAATGATTTTCTTTACCTTTCTCGTCTGAATCA
The nucleotide sequence above comes from uncultured Anaeromusa sp.. Encoded proteins:
- a CDS encoding pirin family protein → MIQTRKVKKIITGEQTVDGAGVRLVRVIGRKDTKEFDPFLMLDAFDSRNPLDYIKGFPWHPHRGIETITYLIQGDIEHGDSLGNTGSILDGECQWMTAGSGIIHQEMPKASERMLGVQLWLNLPAADKMTAPMYHGITQGEMPVVDEEKARVRVIAGTYKETAGARAGDFVKPLLLDVELNAGAEWMLQTDPDASLFIYIFQGEGAVGAVEETAIAAKQAVLFSEGALLQVKAATAGLRFLLAAGKPLREPIAWGGPIVMNTQEELDLAFRELKENTFIK